In the genome of Magnolia sinica isolate HGM2019 chromosome 2, MsV1, whole genome shotgun sequence, one region contains:
- the LOC131236408 gene encoding uncharacterized protein LOC131236408, with product MSDPRPLPLCKQRTWSPDTYREEVWLRRKGNSKRRSKSVTDEDLDELKACIELGFGFDSPVKDRKLSDTLPALDLYYKVNKHYNDTVSKSSASSECDASDVGSPQSIFGLGDNPQLMKTRLRQWAQVVACSVRQSC from the exons ATGTCGGACCCAAGACCGTTACCACTCTGCAAGCAGCGGACGTGGTCGCCCGACACGTATCGGGAAGAGGTATGGCTGCGAAGGAAGGGTAACAGCAAGAGACGGAGCAAGAGCGTGACGGACGAAGATCTTGATGAGCTTAAGGCTTGCATAGAGCTGGGGTTTGGGTTCGATTCGCCCGTGAAGGATCGGAAGCTGTCCGATACGTTACCGGCTCTGGACCTCTACTACAAGGTGAACAAACACTATAATGATACCGTCTCCAAATCCTCCGCTTCGTCTGAGTGCGACGCGTCGGACGTTGGGAGCCCTCAGAGCATATTCGGTCTAg GTGATAATCCACAGCTGATGAAGACAAGGTTAAGGCAGTGGGCCCAGGTCGTTGCTTGTTCGGTGCGGCAATCTTGTTGA